The following coding sequences lie in one Miscanthus floridulus cultivar M001 chromosome 9, ASM1932011v1, whole genome shotgun sequence genomic window:
- the LOC136479755 gene encoding disease resistance protein RGA5-like, protein MGRQKRSLQALEELSKINLGNQSVKFIQGLGDLTNLKLLKIDWPYFTEFRALEGRKKACISLLSKLLTRLRELRVWGNDADATRPFMSSCVPTSPPLRKLVLNTRDLNCMGPQISSLVNLTRLRVFVRGEARKEGRNILVSLPMLLSLSAGLFNDKDGDSGIVYPRKAINPQGFQRLLKFHFRCYWCDAALEFEPGAMPKLERLKLHLIARFQFKWEGGLVLGLQNLAGLKHADVDVDCSAAVADEVETLENDIMDAASVHPNSPMLQT, encoded by the exons ATGGGAAGACAAAAAAG AAGTCTGCAGGCGTTGGAAGAGCTATCGAAGATCAATTTGGGTAATCAATCTGTAAAGTTTATCCAAGGACTCGGTGATCTGACCAATCTGAAATTACTTAAAATTGATTGGCCGTACTTTACTGAATTTCGTGCTCTGGAGGGCCGCAAGAAAGCATGTATCTCTTTGCTCTCCAAGCTGCTCACGCGCCTGCGAGAACTGCGCGTGTGGGGGAATGATGCTGATGCCACACGTCCATTCATGTCTTCGTGTGTCCCTACTTCACCACCACTTCGAAAGCTTGTTCTTAATACACGTGACTTAAATTGCATGGGCCCTCAAATCAGCTCACTAGTCAACCTGACCCGCCTCCGCGTTTTTGTCCGTGGTGAAGCACGCAAGGAAGGAAGAAATATTCTAGTAAGTTTACCCATGCTGCTCTCTCTTAGTGCTGGCTTATTCAATGACAAAGATGGAGATTCAGGCATCGTCTACCCAAGGAAAGCAATCAACCCACAAGGATTTCAGCGTTTGCTCAAGTTTCATTTCCGCTGTTATTGGTGTGACGCGGCATTGGAGTTTGAGCCGGGAGCCATGCCAAAGCTCGAAAGGCTCAAACTGCACCTGATTGCACGGTTCCAGTTCAAGTGGGAAGGTGGCCTGGTCCTTGGTCTGCAGAATTTGGCAGGCCTCAAACATGCCGACGTCGATGTTGACTGCTCTGCTGCTGTTGCTGATGAGGTGGAGACTTTGGAGAATGACATCATGGACGCAGCAAGCGTCCATCCCAATAGTCCCATGCTCCAGACGTGA